A single genomic interval of Homo sapiens chromosome 15, GRCh38.p14 Primary Assembly harbors:
- the GPR176 gene encoding G-protein coupled receptor 176 isoform X2, with amino-acid sequence MYIWAHAVVASVPVFAVTNVADIYATSTCTEVWSNSLGHLVYVLVYNITTVIVPVVVVFLFLILIRRALSASQKKKVIIAALRTPQNTISIPYASQREAELHATLLSMVMVFILCSVPYATLVVYQTVLNVPDTSVFLLLTAVWLPKVSLLANPVLFLTVNKSVRKCLIGTLVQLHHRYSRRNVVSTGSGMAEASLEPSIRSGSQLLEMFHIGQQQIFKPTEDEEESEAKYIGSADFQAKEIFSTCLEGEQGPQFAPSAPPLSTVDSVSQVAPAAPVEPETFPDKYSLQFGFGPFELPPQWLSETRNSKKRLLPPLGNTPEELIQTKVPKVGRVERKMSRNNKVSIFPKVDS; translated from the coding sequence ATGTACATCTGGGCCCATGCAGTGGTGGCCAGTGTCCCTGTGTTTGCAGTAACCAATGTGGCTGACATCTATGCCACGTCCACCTGCACGGAAGTCTGGAGCAACTCCTTGGGCCACCTGGTGTACGTTCTGGTGTATAACATCACCACGGTCATTGTGCCTGTGGTGGTGGTGTTCCTCTTCTTGATACTGATCCGACGGGCCCTGAGTGCCAGCCAGAAGAAGAAGGTCATCATAGCAGCGCTCCGGACCCCACAGAACACCATCTCTATTCCCTATGCCTCCCAGCGGGAGGCCGAGCTGCACGCCACCCTGCTCTCCATGGTGATGGTCTTCATCTTGTGTAGCGTGCCCTATGCCACCCTGGTCGTCTACCAGACTGTGCTCAATGTCCCTGACACTTCCGTCTTCTTGCTGCTCACTGCTGTTTGGCTGCCCAAAGTCTCCCTGCTGGCAAACCCTGTTCTCTTTCTTACTGTGAACAAATCTGTCCGCAAGTGCTTGATAGGGACCCTGGTGCAACTACACCACCGGTACAGTCGCCGTAATGTGGTCAGTACAGGGAGTGGCATggctgaggccagcctggaaCCCAGCATACGCTCGGGTAGCCAGCTCCTGGAGATGTTCCACATTGGGCAGCAGCAGATCTTTAAGCCCACAGAGGATGAGGAAGAGAGTGAGGCCAAGTACATTGGCTCAGCTGACTTCCAGGCCAAGGAGATATTTAGCACCTGCCTGGAGGGAGAGCAGGGGCCACAGTTTGCGCCCTCTGCCCCACCCCTGAGCACAGTGGACTCTGTATCCCAGGTGGCACCGGCAGCCCCTGTGGAACCTGAAACATTCCCTGATAAGTATTCCCTGCAGTTTGGCTTTGGGCCTTTTGAGTTGCCTCCTCAGTGGCTCTCAGAGACCCGAAACAGCAAGAAGCGGCTGCTTCCCCCCTTGGGCAACACCCCAGAAGAGCTGATCCAGACAAAGGTGCCCAAGGTAGGCAGGGTGGAGCGGAAGATGAGCAGAAACAATAAAGTGAGCATTTTTCCAAAGGTGGATTCCTAG
- the GPR176 gene encoding G-protein coupled receptor 176 isoform X1, translated as MEPVSGHSKAPSTILIENGTYVSFSGNFMVLWSTCRTTVFKSVTNRFIKNLACSGICASLVCVPFDIILSTSPHCCWWIYTMLFCKVVKFLHKVFCSVTILSFPAIALDRYYSVLYPLERKISDAKSRELVMYIWAHAVVASVPVFAVTNVADIYATSTCTEVWSNSLGHLVYVLVYNITTVIVPVVVVFLFLILIRRALSASQKKKVIIAALRTPQNTISIPYASQREAELHATLLSMVMVFILCSVPYATLVVYQTVLNVPDTSVFLLLTAVWLPKVSLLANPVLFLTVNKSVRKCLIGTLVQLHHRYSRRNVVSTGSGMAEASLEPSIRSGSQLLEMFHIGQQQIFKPTEDEEESEAKYIGSADFQAKEIFSTCLEGEQGPQFAPSAPPLSTVDSVSQVAPAAPVEPETFPDKYSLQFGFGPFELPPQWLSETRNSKKRLLPPLGNTPEELIQTKVPKVGRVERKMSRNNKVSIFPKVDS; from the exons GAAACTTCATGGTGTTATGGTCAACTTGCCGCACAACCGTGTTCAAATCTGTCACCAACAGGTTCATTAAAAACCTGGCCTGCTCGGGGATTTGTGCCAGCCTGGTCTGTGTGCCCTTCGACATCATCCTCAGCACCAGTCCTCACTGTTGCTGGTGGATCTACACCATGCTCTTCTGCAAGGTCGTCAAATTTTTGCACAAAGTATTCTGCTCTGTGACCATCCTCAGCTTCCCTGCTATTGCTTTGGACAG GTACTACTCAGTCCTCTATCCACTGGAGAGGAAAATATCTGATGCCAAGTCCCGTGAACTGGTGATGTACATCTGGGCCCATGCAGTGGTGGCCAGTGTCCCTGTGTTTGCAGTAACCAATGTGGCTGACATCTATGCCACGTCCACCTGCACGGAAGTCTGGAGCAACTCCTTGGGCCACCTGGTGTACGTTCTGGTGTATAACATCACCACGGTCATTGTGCCTGTGGTGGTGGTGTTCCTCTTCTTGATACTGATCCGACGGGCCCTGAGTGCCAGCCAGAAGAAGAAGGTCATCATAGCAGCGCTCCGGACCCCACAGAACACCATCTCTATTCCCTATGCCTCCCAGCGGGAGGCCGAGCTGCACGCCACCCTGCTCTCCATGGTGATGGTCTTCATCTTGTGTAGCGTGCCCTATGCCACCCTGGTCGTCTACCAGACTGTGCTCAATGTCCCTGACACTTCCGTCTTCTTGCTGCTCACTGCTGTTTGGCTGCCCAAAGTCTCCCTGCTGGCAAACCCTGTTCTCTTTCTTACTGTGAACAAATCTGTCCGCAAGTGCTTGATAGGGACCCTGGTGCAACTACACCACCGGTACAGTCGCCGTAATGTGGTCAGTACAGGGAGTGGCATggctgaggccagcctggaaCCCAGCATACGCTCGGGTAGCCAGCTCCTGGAGATGTTCCACATTGGGCAGCAGCAGATCTTTAAGCCCACAGAGGATGAGGAAGAGAGTGAGGCCAAGTACATTGGCTCAGCTGACTTCCAGGCCAAGGAGATATTTAGCACCTGCCTGGAGGGAGAGCAGGGGCCACAGTTTGCGCCCTCTGCCCCACCCCTGAGCACAGTGGACTCTGTATCCCAGGTGGCACCGGCAGCCCCTGTGGAACCTGAAACATTCCCTGATAAGTATTCCCTGCAGTTTGGCTTTGGGCCTTTTGAGTTGCCTCCTCAGTGGCTCTCAGAGACCCGAAACAGCAAGAAGCGGCTGCTTCCCCCCTTGGGCAACACCCCAGAAGAGCTGATCCAGACAAAGGTGCCCAAGGTAGGCAGGGTGGAGCGGAAGATGAGCAGAAACAATAAAGTGAGCATTTTTCCAAAGGTGGATTCCTAG
- the GPR176 gene encoding G-protein coupled receptor 176 isoform 3 (isoform 3 is encoded by transcript variant 3) codes for MPAPLLLISRTLGNFMVLWSTCRTTVFKSVTNRFIKNLACSGICASLVCVPFDIILSTSPHCCWWIYTMLFCKVVKFLHKVFCSVTILSFPAIALDRYYSVLYPLERKISDAKSRELVMYIWAHAVVASVPVFAVTNVADIYATSTCTEVWSNSLGHLVYVLVYNITTVIVPVVVVFLFLILIRRALSASQKKKVIIAALRTPQNTISIPYASQREAELHATLLSMVMVFILCSVPYATLVVYQTVLNVPDTSVFLLLTAVWLPKVSLLANPVLFLTVNKSVRKCLIGTLVQLHHRYSRRNVVSTGSGMAEASLEPSIRSGSQLLEMFHIGQQQIFKPTEDEEESEAKYIGSADFQAKEIFSTCLEGEQGPQFAPSAPPLSTVDSVSQVAPAAPVEPETFPDKYSLQFGFGPFELPPQWLSETRNSKKRLLPPLGNTPEELIQTKVPKVGRVERKMSRNNKVSIFPKVDS; via the exons GAAACTTCATGGTGTTATGGTCAACTTGCCGCACAACCGTGTTCAAATCTGTCACCAACAGGTTCATTAAAAACCTGGCCTGCTCGGGGATTTGTGCCAGCCTGGTCTGTGTGCCCTTCGACATCATCCTCAGCACCAGTCCTCACTGTTGCTGGTGGATCTACACCATGCTCTTCTGCAAGGTCGTCAAATTTTTGCACAAAGTATTCTGCTCTGTGACCATCCTCAGCTTCCCTGCTATTGCTTTGGACAG GTACTACTCAGTCCTCTATCCACTGGAGAGGAAAATATCTGATGCCAAGTCCCGTGAACTGGTGATGTACATCTGGGCCCATGCAGTGGTGGCCAGTGTCCCTGTGTTTGCAGTAACCAATGTGGCTGACATCTATGCCACGTCCACCTGCACGGAAGTCTGGAGCAACTCCTTGGGCCACCTGGTGTACGTTCTGGTGTATAACATCACCACGGTCATTGTGCCTGTGGTGGTGGTGTTCCTCTTCTTGATACTGATCCGACGGGCCCTGAGTGCCAGCCAGAAGAAGAAGGTCATCATAGCAGCGCTCCGGACCCCACAGAACACCATCTCTATTCCCTATGCCTCCCAGCGGGAGGCCGAGCTGCACGCCACCCTGCTCTCCATGGTGATGGTCTTCATCTTGTGTAGCGTGCCCTATGCCACCCTGGTCGTCTACCAGACTGTGCTCAATGTCCCTGACACTTCCGTCTTCTTGCTGCTCACTGCTGTTTGGCTGCCCAAAGTCTCCCTGCTGGCAAACCCTGTTCTCTTTCTTACTGTGAACAAATCTGTCCGCAAGTGCTTGATAGGGACCCTGGTGCAACTACACCACCGGTACAGTCGCCGTAATGTGGTCAGTACAGGGAGTGGCATggctgaggccagcctggaaCCCAGCATACGCTCGGGTAGCCAGCTCCTGGAGATGTTCCACATTGGGCAGCAGCAGATCTTTAAGCCCACAGAGGATGAGGAAGAGAGTGAGGCCAAGTACATTGGCTCAGCTGACTTCCAGGCCAAGGAGATATTTAGCACCTGCCTGGAGGGAGAGCAGGGGCCACAGTTTGCGCCCTCTGCCCCACCCCTGAGCACAGTGGACTCTGTATCCCAGGTGGCACCGGCAGCCCCTGTGGAACCTGAAACATTCCCTGATAAGTATTCCCTGCAGTTTGGCTTTGGGCCTTTTGAGTTGCCTCCTCAGTGGCTCTCAGAGACCCGAAACAGCAAGAAGCGGCTGCTTCCCCCCTTGGGCAACACCCCAGAAGAGCTGATCCAGACAAAGGTGCCCAAGGTAGGCAGGGTGGAGCGGAAGATGAGCAGAAACAATAAAGTGAGCATTTTTCCAAAGGTGGATTCCTAG